In one window of Allorhodopirellula heiligendammensis DNA:
- a CDS encoding EF-hand domain-containing protein → MSILCSTSVRRLALIAGVACLWSLPVHAQRGGGDRGGFGGDRGGFGGDRGGDRGGDRGGDRGGGPSGFLSRLDRNGNGMLDPDEQEGPMRSLVERMQSADPSIKPGQPIPLTKITEAFEKMRSQGGDRGGRGGDDRGRGDDRGRGDDRSSENADPMAVEPLVPGFGAEIPVLPMLGFGPSAEIMAVAPSDADFEEASNNLRRYDRNRDGQLDGEEIRRGGFWGNPMDFDRNGDGKLSAQELATREAVERNGKEASRRDRRDDSRRQEENPAQTDIVDFEGRRSYRVYSATAPEGLPRFFSERDLNSDGQVSMSEYTSEWSDVLVSEFYGWDANHDGVITASEVLKGVNNGLTASDTRSGTAPQGDTPGRSTTFASQSGSAASSAAATEKLEMPSEPPSEKIVLLAKKMIARYDENGDFALTASEWSKMMMSPAGADFDGDGRITVQEYAGFLSAKSQRLK, encoded by the coding sequence ATGTCCATCCTCTGCTCTACTAGCGTACGTCGTTTAGCCCTGATTGCGGGAGTCGCGTGTCTGTGGTCGCTGCCGGTGCACGCCCAGCGTGGCGGGGGTGATCGTGGCGGCTTTGGGGGCGATCGCGGTGGTTTCGGCGGTGACCGTGGCGGCGATCGGGGGGGTGACCGAGGCGGAGATCGTGGAGGCGGTCCGAGTGGGTTCCTGTCGCGATTAGACCGCAACGGTAACGGCATGCTCGATCCCGACGAGCAAGAGGGACCGATGCGGTCCCTTGTCGAACGCATGCAATCGGCTGACCCCAGCATCAAGCCTGGCCAACCGATCCCGCTCACGAAAATCACTGAAGCGTTCGAAAAGATGCGGAGCCAAGGCGGAGACCGTGGAGGCCGGGGGGGCGATGATCGCGGCCGCGGAGATGATCGGGGTCGCGGCGATGACCGCAGCAGCGAGAATGCGGATCCCATGGCTGTGGAGCCGCTCGTGCCAGGATTCGGTGCCGAGATCCCCGTGCTGCCAATGCTCGGATTCGGACCTTCTGCGGAAATCATGGCTGTCGCCCCCAGCGATGCGGACTTCGAAGAAGCCAGCAATAACCTGAGACGCTATGACCGAAATCGAGACGGTCAGCTCGACGGAGAAGAGATTCGGCGCGGTGGATTCTGGGGCAACCCGATGGATTTTGACCGCAACGGCGATGGCAAATTATCCGCCCAGGAACTCGCCACCCGTGAAGCCGTCGAACGCAATGGGAAAGAAGCCAGTCGCCGCGACCGCCGCGATGACTCCCGCCGACAGGAGGAGAATCCGGCCCAAACGGACATCGTCGATTTCGAAGGTCGCCGTTCCTACCGGGTGTACTCAGCGACGGCCCCCGAGGGACTGCCGCGGTTTTTCAGCGAGCGTGACCTGAACTCCGATGGCCAGGTTTCGATGAGCGAATACACGTCCGAATGGAGCGATGTGCTCGTATCCGAATTCTACGGCTGGGATGCTAATCATGACGGCGTGATCACCGCCTCGGAAGTCCTGAAAGGCGTCAACAATGGCCTCACTGCGAGCGATACTCGCTCGGGAACCGCCCCTCAAGGCGACACCCCCGGCCGCTCGACGACTTTCGCGTCGCAAAGTGGATCAGCGGCGTCCAGCGCCGCCGCCACCGAAAAGTTGGAGATGCCCAGCGAACCACCCAGCGAAAAAATTGTCTTGCTGGCAAAGAAAATGATCGCGCGTTACGACGAAAATGGCGACTTTGCACTCACCGCCAGTGAATGGAGCAAGATGATGATGAGTCCCGCCGGTGCCGATTTCGACGGCGACGGCCGGATTACCGTGCAAGAATACGCTGGATTCCTGTCAGCTAAGTCCCAGCGGCTCAAGTAG
- a CDS encoding chorismate synthase: MEVLGGPHYAVAGAGESHGPAITTIIHGCPPGHRIGRADVQPYLDRRRPGGNKHGTPRNEKDKVVFLSGLYQDDVNTLLGGSKLSVAVDGASFETEGYEDGFTTGEPIAAIVLSTSKKSGDYTQFTGPGGEVRPGHTDLVKYHQSQGFVDVRGGGRSSYRSTISDVIGGSVARIVLQQLFGVRILSSICQVGSLLASERLAASLTLQNADATQSQLDAAEIPSIDMEFASAAGELIKETRRRGDSLGAAVEVVAVGVPPLLGSPLYQSLKVRLMGALGGLNAVQSCEIGAGVDVIERTGSVNNDPIRHSGYQGNTHGGLLGGITTGNPVVARVGFKPTSTINLPQQSVTKDLREIEFELAKGRHDPCVGVRAGVTLESRVAIELLNALLGYQGTAHAGDPIELF, from the coding sequence ATGGAAGTCCTAGGCGGCCCGCACTACGCGGTTGCTGGCGCGGGCGAGTCTCATGGGCCCGCCATCACGACGATCATCCACGGCTGCCCGCCCGGACACCGCATTGGTCGCGCGGATGTGCAGCCATACTTAGATCGCCGCCGACCTGGCGGCAATAAGCACGGCACGCCGCGAAACGAAAAAGACAAAGTCGTTTTTTTGTCGGGGTTGTATCAGGATGACGTCAATACGCTGCTCGGCGGTTCAAAATTATCGGTCGCCGTGGACGGCGCCTCGTTTGAAACCGAGGGCTATGAAGACGGGTTCACCACCGGCGAACCGATTGCCGCCATCGTGCTGTCGACCAGTAAAAAGTCTGGCGATTACACCCAGTTCACAGGTCCGGGCGGGGAGGTTCGGCCCGGCCATACCGACCTCGTGAAATACCACCAGTCGCAAGGATTTGTCGATGTGCGAGGCGGCGGGCGGTCGAGCTATCGCAGTACGATCAGTGACGTGATCGGTGGCAGTGTGGCGCGCATCGTGTTGCAGCAACTCTTTGGAGTCCGCATTCTTTCGTCGATCTGCCAGGTGGGATCGTTGCTGGCGTCCGAGCGACTGGCCGCATCGCTCACTCTGCAGAATGCGGACGCAACGCAGAGCCAACTCGACGCCGCTGAGATCCCATCGATCGACATGGAGTTTGCCTCCGCTGCAGGCGAACTGATCAAAGAAACTCGTCGTCGCGGGGATTCGCTCGGGGCCGCGGTGGAAGTCGTTGCTGTCGGCGTGCCGCCGCTCCTCGGCAGTCCCCTGTATCAAAGTCTCAAGGTCCGTTTAATGGGCGCGCTCGGCGGGCTCAATGCCGTTCAGTCGTGTGAGATTGGCGCCGGCGTGGATGTCATCGAGCGGACCGGTAGCGTCAACAATGACCCGATCCGGCACAGTGGATATCAGGGCAACACCCATGGTGGGCTGCTCGGCGGGATCACGACGGGCAACCCCGTCGTCGCCCGCGTGGGCTTCAAACCCACATCGACAATCAACCTCCCGCAGCAATCCGTGACAAAGGACTTGCGCGAGATCGAATTCGAACTCGCCAAAGGTCGCCACGATCCCTGTGTCGGCGTCCGTGCCGGGGTAACGCTCGAGTCTCGTGTCGCGATCGAGCTGCTCAATGCTCTGCTTGGCTATCAAGGCACCGCTCATGCTGGTGACCCGATCGAACTCTTTTAA
- a CDS encoding sensor histidine kinase: protein MTPPPSEPHTRIDDRAKDAARHQAAMDEVQGQYEELAELAGSLAHEIKNPLSIIHMNIELLSEDLVEIDTAASRRCLPRVDMVRDQCERMEALLRDFLRYARLRHIDLVSGSLNDQVRQVLGAYQAQADAQKVDLQQYLDPDLPSIRLHSDSLQSALMNLVKNALEAMPDGGQLWARTYSNRSGVSLDLIDTGGGVDDNTVMHMFEPFYSTKDGGSGLGLPTARKIIEAHGGRISVQSEVNRGTKFSLQFPVPPRLG, encoded by the coding sequence ATGACGCCTCCCCCCTCCGAGCCGCACACTCGCATCGATGACCGTGCTAAAGATGCCGCACGACATCAGGCGGCAATGGACGAGGTCCAGGGCCAGTACGAGGAACTCGCGGAGCTGGCGGGGTCGTTGGCCCATGAAATCAAAAATCCGCTCTCGATCATTCACATGAATATCGAGCTGCTGAGCGAGGATCTCGTTGAAATCGACACCGCAGCGAGCCGTCGCTGTCTGCCTCGTGTCGACATGGTCCGTGATCAGTGTGAGCGGATGGAAGCGTTATTGCGAGATTTCCTCCGCTACGCCCGGTTGCGGCACATCGATCTCGTCTCAGGCAGCTTGAATGACCAAGTGCGACAGGTTCTCGGTGCCTATCAGGCCCAAGCGGACGCGCAGAAAGTGGATCTACAACAGTATCTCGATCCCGATCTTCCCTCGATCCGCCTGCACAGTGATTCATTGCAGTCCGCACTGATGAATTTGGTCAAGAATGCGCTGGAGGCGATGCCAGACGGCGGTCAATTGTGGGCTCGAACGTACAGCAATCGCAGCGGCGTGAGCTTGGACTTGATCGATACGGGCGGCGGAGTCGACGACAATACCGTGATGCACATGTTCGAGCCATTCTATAGCACCAAGGATGGTGGCTCGGGCCTAGGCCTGCCGACAGCCCGAAAGATTATCGAGGCTCACGGTGGCCGCATCAGCGTGCAAAGCGAAGTCAATCGAGGCACGAAGTTCTCCCTTCAGTTCCCAGTTCCACCACGACTGGGATAG
- a CDS encoding mu-protocadherin, with protein MSGAVMLLMAATVGITYGWTPDNGNGVKYIIQIPPEKMEQVARTGEISSQIPAEVRGHVSEVVIRVGNGNVPRITPDYLSRRDVETGTFNAVAAADQIPMPIPSMGDPTDLRPIGVSASAPTAMMKPAPQSGGMNMPGGFGMTPASSSAPPNTGYGSSGYGTSGYGSAPPPSTGFNNSSLEQAAREAANNVAQQFNATTEASRQQIQQNLNAGVERMGDAANSQFQSATNGIQDAAKGLMYGPVLPPNNADDPRNRLTQSSTSALPPTPASNGPSTAPYASTNSFGSAPPSSSPSAATGGSAGYGAAPTSSSSLPPNMAASTSSTNSYSGPASTPPLNATTRDEDWYALNGSRGRPSTSPASSSASAFAGGNFGQLPAGLQSAVNSSTSRPNPPSANGGYSSSAYADDTRQTTASSSELDYDPNLSAAQASRLPKNGYSYDAEGYPVDRQGYRLDQYGRRVDRQGHLIKAVDSIAESNTPPGSLRDGVQKNTGFAGGPFADNRPAGSHSTTPLVQPPRDRLSDASSERDRYPRNTDARNPDSHLAGLNGGMSGGINGAPRNAETGSRIEGRSRGGEDDLDSSSDGALGRGRFGDQTTSAGSGAGEFDGELKQVAAQPIFNALLLLSVVGNLYLLYWLKNLRVQFREMVAAKRASVSGGSLAGGV; from the coding sequence ATGAGTGGCGCTGTGATGCTTTTGATGGCTGCGACCGTCGGGATCACCTATGGGTGGACGCCTGATAATGGGAACGGCGTGAAGTACATCATTCAGATTCCACCTGAAAAGATGGAGCAGGTAGCGCGCACGGGGGAAATTTCCAGCCAAATCCCGGCCGAGGTTCGAGGCCACGTCAGTGAGGTGGTGATCCGGGTGGGAAATGGCAATGTGCCACGCATCACGCCTGACTACCTGTCTCGTCGAGACGTCGAAACAGGCACTTTCAACGCCGTTGCTGCGGCCGATCAAATCCCGATGCCGATCCCGTCAATGGGCGACCCCACCGACCTGCGCCCCATCGGAGTGAGCGCATCGGCCCCCACAGCAATGATGAAGCCAGCTCCCCAAAGCGGCGGCATGAATATGCCCGGTGGCTTCGGCATGACACCAGCATCGAGCAGTGCTCCTCCCAACACCGGATATGGCAGCTCAGGGTACGGCACGAGCGGTTACGGCAGCGCGCCTCCTCCGAGCACGGGGTTCAACAACAGCAGTCTAGAGCAGGCCGCCCGTGAGGCGGCCAATAACGTCGCCCAACAGTTCAACGCGACCACCGAAGCCAGCCGGCAACAAATCCAGCAAAACCTCAACGCCGGCGTTGAGCGGATGGGCGATGCAGCGAACTCACAATTCCAGTCTGCCACCAACGGCATTCAGGACGCTGCCAAAGGATTGATGTATGGCCCGGTCCTGCCACCCAACAACGCCGACGATCCGAGAAATCGTTTGACGCAGAGCAGCACGTCAGCACTGCCTCCGACCCCAGCGTCCAATGGCCCATCGACGGCGCCCTACGCATCGACCAACAGTTTTGGCAGTGCCCCGCCCAGTTCATCACCCTCGGCGGCGACAGGAGGCTCCGCCGGCTATGGAGCGGCACCGACCTCATCAAGCTCTCTGCCACCGAACATGGCGGCCTCGACGTCGTCGACCAACTCTTACAGTGGCCCTGCGTCGACACCACCTTTGAACGCAACGACCCGCGACGAAGATTGGTACGCCTTGAATGGGTCGCGCGGTCGCCCCTCCACGAGCCCCGCCTCAAGTTCAGCAAGCGCGTTCGCCGGCGGCAATTTCGGCCAGCTACCTGCCGGGCTGCAATCGGCAGTCAACTCGTCGACGAGTCGCCCCAATCCACCGAGTGCCAACGGCGGATACAGCTCATCTGCCTACGCCGACGACACTCGACAAACCACCGCATCGAGCAGCGAACTCGATTACGACCCCAACCTCAGCGCCGCCCAGGCTTCACGATTGCCCAAGAACGGCTACAGCTATGACGCCGAGGGCTACCCGGTCGATCGGCAGGGTTATCGCTTGGACCAATATGGACGACGCGTTGATCGACAGGGGCATTTGATTAAGGCGGTGGATTCGATCGCCGAATCCAACACACCTCCAGGAAGCCTCCGCGATGGCGTGCAGAAAAACACTGGTTTCGCCGGCGGCCCGTTCGCTGACAACCGGCCTGCCGGGAGTCATTCGACAACACCGCTCGTACAACCACCTCGCGATCGGTTGTCCGATGCCAGCTCCGAGCGGGATCGCTACCCCAGAAATACGGACGCCCGAAACCCCGACTCGCACCTTGCAGGGCTCAATGGCGGAATGAGCGGTGGCATCAACGGCGCCCCACGCAATGCGGAAACCGGAAGCCGGATCGAGGGACGATCACGGGGCGGCGAAGATGACCTCGACTCGTCCTCGGATGGGGCACTGGGCCGGGGCCGGTTCGGCGACCAGACGACCTCCGCAGGTTCAGGAGCAGGCGAATTCGATGGCGAACTCAAGCAAGTCGCTGCCCAGCCAATCTTCAATGCGTTGTTACTGCTCTCTGTCGTCGGCAACCTGTATCTGTTGTATTGGCTAAAAAATCTGCGTGTCCAATTTCGCGAGATGGTCGCTGCGAAGCGAGCCTCGGTGAGCGGCGGATCGCTCGCTGGCGGCGTCTAA
- a CDS encoding LL-diaminopimelate aminotransferase, with protein sequence MSTAAATQPETNDPYIQSLFAERIGGAKYGKGTEIYKFEKIKRAKRKALADHPDRQLLDFGIGENDSMAPESVRQTMGQEINRLENRGYADNGVAEYKQAAARFMQRNFGVQLDPTTQINHCIGSKPAYAMLPACFINPGDITMMTVPGYPVAGTHTRYYGGDVYKLPLLAENNFLPDLDAIPDDIYRRTKLMILNYPNSPTGGTAPAEFFAKVVELAKEKEFVVVNDAAHIMLTFDGKPYSFLETPGALDVGVEVHSMSKGYDMIGWRMGFVAGHPLVVQAFADVKDNSDSGQFIATQKAAAAALDDDSIPTAIRAKYRRRMEKLVAVLNDAGFEASMPGGTYFLYTTSPTATASGETFAAAEDATRFLIEELGIVTVPWDDAGSFLRFSVTYMAEDEAAEDALMAETAKRLAGAGLQWKS encoded by the coding sequence ATGTCGACTGCTGCCGCAACTCAGCCTGAAACGAACGATCCCTACATCCAATCCCTATTCGCGGAGCGAATCGGTGGGGCGAAGTACGGCAAGGGAACAGAGATTTACAAATTCGAGAAGATCAAGCGTGCCAAGCGTAAAGCTCTTGCGGATCATCCCGATCGGCAATTGCTCGATTTCGGTATTGGCGAGAACGATTCGATGGCCCCCGAAAGCGTCCGTCAGACGATGGGGCAGGAGATCAACCGCCTGGAAAATCGCGGCTACGCTGATAATGGCGTCGCCGAGTACAAACAGGCAGCTGCGAGGTTCATGCAGCGCAACTTTGGTGTCCAGCTCGATCCCACTACCCAGATCAACCACTGCATCGGCAGCAAGCCGGCCTACGCGATGCTGCCTGCCTGTTTCATCAATCCCGGTGACATCACGATGATGACCGTTCCCGGTTATCCCGTTGCCGGCACACATACTCGCTACTACGGCGGCGATGTCTACAAGCTACCTCTGCTCGCTGAGAACAACTTTCTGCCCGATCTCGATGCGATCCCCGACGATATCTATCGCCGTACGAAGTTGATGATTTTGAATTACCCCAACTCGCCAACTGGGGGTACCGCTCCGGCGGAGTTCTTCGCCAAGGTAGTCGAACTGGCCAAGGAAAAGGAATTTGTCGTCGTCAATGATGCCGCGCACATCATGCTGACGTTTGATGGCAAACCATACAGTTTCCTGGAGACACCGGGTGCGCTCGATGTCGGAGTCGAAGTCCACTCGATGAGTAAGGGCTACGACATGATTGGCTGGCGGATGGGATTTGTAGCTGGGCACCCACTCGTCGTTCAAGCCTTCGCCGATGTGAAGGACAACAGCGACAGCGGGCAGTTCATCGCGACACAGAAAGCCGCTGCCGCTGCACTTGATGACGATTCGATTCCCACGGCCATTCGTGCCAAGTATCGCCGCCGGATGGAAAAGCTTGTCGCGGTCTTGAACGACGCTGGCTTCGAGGCCTCGATGCCTGGTGGTACGTACTTCTTGTACACGACATCACCAACGGCGACCGCCTCGGGTGAAACGTTTGCGGCCGCTGAGGATGCGACGCGATTCCTGATCGAAGAGCTCGGCATCGTGACCGTGCCCTGGGACGATGCCGGTTCGTTCCTTCGATTCAGCGTCACGTACATGGCCGAAGACGAAGCGGCGGAGGATGCCTTGATGGCCGAGACCGCCAAGCGTCTGGCCGGAGCCGGGCTGCAATGGAAGTCCTAG
- the thiC gene encoding phosphomethylpyrimidine synthase ThiC: MSSNTMTQILAARAGEITPEMEFVAERESLAPELIRDEVAAGRMVIPANKVHAAGALQPMAIGIAAKCKINANIGNSAVTSNAGEELEKLHTAVHFGADTVMDLSTGKDIDNIRRQIIEKSPVPIGTVPIYQMLEELGGNIEDMTAQHFLDMVEHQAKQGVDYMTIHCGVKLEHLHLTVNRVTGIVSRGGSLIAKWMMAHNKQNPLLEAFDDLCDIMREYDVTWSLGDGLRPGSIADASDAAQFAELDVLGDCTRRGWEKGTQVMVEGPGHIPLDQIQMNVERQIEVCDGAPFYVLGPLVTDIAPGYDHITSCIGAANAGMHGAAMLCYVTPKEHLGLPNEEDVKQGVIAYKISAHAADVARGRVGAQDRDDALSRARFAFDWKEQFRLSLDPETAQRYHDETLPQDTFKSAHFCSMCGPKYCSMKITEDIRQMAKDKQLVEIK; this comes from the coding sequence CTGAGTTCGAACACCATGACGCAAATTCTGGCCGCCCGTGCGGGCGAAATCACTCCTGAAATGGAATTCGTTGCTGAGCGTGAATCACTTGCTCCGGAATTAATCCGCGATGAAGTTGCGGCGGGACGGATGGTCATTCCAGCGAACAAGGTTCACGCCGCCGGTGCCCTCCAACCGATGGCGATCGGGATCGCGGCAAAGTGCAAGATCAACGCCAATATCGGCAACAGCGCCGTTACGAGTAACGCTGGCGAAGAGCTCGAGAAACTACACACCGCGGTTCACTTCGGTGCCGACACGGTAATGGATCTGTCGACGGGCAAAGACATTGACAACATCCGTCGCCAGATCATCGAGAAGAGCCCGGTGCCAATCGGGACCGTACCGATTTATCAAATGCTCGAAGAACTCGGTGGCAACATCGAGGACATGACCGCGCAGCACTTCCTCGACATGGTGGAGCATCAGGCCAAACAGGGCGTCGACTACATGACGATCCACTGCGGTGTCAAACTCGAGCACCTGCATCTGACGGTCAACCGTGTCACCGGGATCGTGAGCCGTGGTGGGTCGCTGATCGCCAAATGGATGATGGCACACAACAAACAGAATCCTCTGTTGGAAGCGTTTGACGATCTCTGTGACATCATGCGCGAGTACGACGTGACGTGGTCACTCGGCGACGGCCTGCGACCTGGCAGCATTGCCGACGCCTCCGATGCGGCCCAGTTCGCCGAACTCGACGTGCTCGGCGATTGCACACGTCGCGGTTGGGAAAAAGGGACCCAGGTCATGGTCGAAGGCCCCGGCCACATTCCGCTTGACCAGATCCAAATGAATGTCGAGCGCCAGATTGAAGTCTGCGACGGTGCCCCGTTCTACGTCCTCGGACCACTCGTCACCGACATCGCGCCCGGTTACGACCACATCACCAGCTGCATCGGTGCTGCCAATGCTGGCATGCACGGCGCCGCCATGCTGTGCTACGTCACTCCCAAAGAACACCTCGGCCTGCCCAATGAGGAAGACGTCAAACAGGGTGTGATCGCTTATAAAATCTCCGCTCACGCAGCTGACGTGGCACGCGGGCGAGTGGGTGCCCAAGACCGCGACGATGCGCTCTCGCGAGCCCGCTTCGCATTCGATTGGAAAGAACAATTCCGGTTGTCACTCGATCCCGAAACCGCTCAGCGCTACCACGACGAGACGCTCCCACAGGACACCTTCAAGAGCGCTCACTTCTGCAGCATGTGTGGCCCGAAGTACTGCTCGATGAAGATTACCGAAGACATTCGACAGATGGCCAAGGATAAACAGCTCGTCGAAATTAAATAA
- a CDS encoding glycine zipper domain-containing protein, whose protein sequence is MTSYPLTWFGSGRGCRLGTVVAILTCLACGPATQVQAQNNTQRGATLGGLTGAIAGAIIGENSDKAGAGAAIGGAVGIVAGGLLGNANDKDVAYRNQQYAQQRQYQVQQQMTATTYAPQQVPTGAVSYSDVIAMSRSGVSQNVILNQISTRGVQRQPAVSDIISLHEQGVSETVISAMQQAPLGSQIAGANAVPTTTIVETPVYVTPPPQPIHVHHRHYGPVYRARPRYYGH, encoded by the coding sequence ATGACATCGTATCCTCTGACTTGGTTTGGCTCCGGCCGCGGTTGTCGTCTCGGCACGGTCGTCGCGATTCTGACGTGCCTTGCCTGTGGACCAGCTACTCAAGTTCAAGCGCAAAACAACACCCAGCGAGGGGCCACGCTGGGTGGACTCACGGGCGCAATTGCCGGGGCAATCATTGGCGAAAACAGTGACAAAGCCGGTGCCGGCGCCGCGATCGGTGGTGCCGTGGGAATCGTTGCCGGTGGATTGCTGGGTAATGCCAACGATAAAGATGTCGCCTATCGAAACCAACAGTATGCCCAGCAGCGACAATACCAAGTCCAGCAGCAGATGACCGCCACCACCTACGCTCCCCAACAGGTGCCCACTGGCGCGGTAAGCTACAGCGATGTGATTGCGATGAGCCGCAGTGGCGTGAGCCAGAACGTGATTTTGAATCAGATTTCTACCCGGGGAGTCCAGCGCCAGCCAGCCGTCTCCGACATCATCTCGCTGCACGAACAAGGTGTCAGTGAAACCGTCATTTCGGCAATGCAGCAAGCTCCCCTGGGAAGCCAAATCGCTGGGGCCAACGCAGTTCCCACGACCACCATCGTCGAGACACCTGTTTACGTGACTCCTCCACCGCAGCCTATTCACGTTCATCATCGGCACTACGGACCCGTGTATCGAGCCCGACCCCGCTACTACGGGCACTGA
- the rpiB gene encoding ribose 5-phosphate isomerase B has translation MSASESPIRLAIGGDHAGFPLKEQVIKHFGGQVSDLIDCGTHDVEPCDYPDFAVEVAERIISGQADRGLLICGSGVGVSVAANKITGIRAAICHDTYSAHQGVEHDDMNVLCIGGRIIGSELAFEIIQSFLAARYTPAERHARRLQKILALEAD, from the coding sequence ATGTCTGCTTCCGAGTCTCCCATACGTCTAGCCATCGGGGGCGACCACGCCGGTTTCCCACTCAAAGAGCAGGTTATCAAACATTTTGGCGGACAGGTCAGCGATCTCATTGACTGTGGCACACACGATGTCGAACCCTGCGATTACCCCGATTTCGCCGTTGAAGTGGCTGAACGGATCATCAGCGGCCAAGCCGATCGCGGACTTTTAATCTGCGGCAGCGGGGTCGGGGTCAGTGTCGCGGCGAACAAAATCACTGGCATCCGCGCCGCGATCTGCCACGACACCTATTCCGCTCACCAGGGTGTCGAGCACGACGACATGAACGTCTTGTGCATCGGCGGACGCATTATCGGCAGCGAATTGGCATTCGAGATCATCCAATCGTTCCTAGCTGCCCGCTACACCCCTGCCGAACGACATGCACGACGACTGCAGAAAATTCTGGCCCTCGAAGCCGACTGA